Proteins from a genomic interval of Bradyrhizobium sp. CCGB01:
- a CDS encoding L-serine ammonia-lyase, which translates to MFLSVFDVFKIGIGPSSSHTMGPMTAAGHFLNLLRQHPAGRHAAAVGATLHGSLAFTGKGHATDRAVTLGLLGWTPAEFDFDEAERQLEELRSSRLLHIKGLPPLMFDPALDIVFDYGPPLPGHANGLVLSARDSAGTTLFHETYYSIGGGFVVTAQEREAPSAAADAMPWPYPFANANTMLRMARESGLSIADMKRANETHLRTPEEVERGLARLWSVMDGCIERGLSQEGELPGGLRVRRRAARIHQQLMAERRANRTQPHAAADWLSVYAMAVNEENAAGGRVVTSPTNGAAGVVPAVLRYYLDHCVGAEPDKVADFLLTAAAIGGLIKHNASISGAEAGCQGEVGSAAAMAAAGFCAVLGGSPEQIENAAEIALEHHLGMTCDPAAGLVQVPCIERNGIGAIKAVAAASLALRGDGSHFMPLDNCIEAMRQTGEAMNAKFKETSLGGLAVNLPEC; encoded by the coding sequence ATGTTTCTGAGTGTATTCGACGTCTTCAAGATCGGCATCGGTCCCTCATCGTCGCATACGATGGGACCGATGACGGCCGCCGGACATTTCCTCAATCTCCTGCGGCAGCATCCGGCCGGTCGCCACGCGGCGGCCGTCGGGGCCACCCTGCACGGGTCGCTCGCATTTACGGGCAAAGGCCACGCAACGGATCGCGCCGTGACGCTTGGCCTGCTCGGCTGGACGCCGGCCGAGTTCGATTTCGACGAGGCCGAGCGCCAGCTCGAGGAGCTCCGCAGCAGTCGTCTCTTGCACATCAAGGGGCTGCCGCCGCTCATGTTCGACCCTGCCCTCGACATCGTCTTCGATTACGGGCCGCCCCTGCCAGGTCACGCAAACGGGCTCGTCCTGTCTGCCCGCGATTCCGCCGGAACGACGCTGTTTCACGAGACCTATTATTCGATCGGCGGCGGTTTCGTGGTGACGGCACAGGAACGCGAAGCACCGTCGGCGGCCGCCGACGCCATGCCATGGCCCTATCCATTTGCGAATGCGAACACGATGCTGCGCATGGCACGCGAGAGCGGTTTGTCCATCGCGGACATGAAGCGCGCGAATGAGACCCACCTCCGGACGCCAGAAGAGGTCGAACGCGGCCTCGCCCGTCTCTGGTCGGTCATGGACGGCTGCATCGAACGGGGGCTGAGCCAGGAGGGCGAACTGCCGGGTGGGCTCCGCGTGCGTCGCAGGGCCGCGAGAATACATCAGCAGTTGATGGCTGAACGGCGGGCCAATCGCACTCAACCTCATGCGGCGGCAGACTGGCTGAGCGTGTACGCAATGGCCGTGAACGAAGAGAACGCGGCAGGCGGCAGGGTCGTGACCTCGCCGACCAATGGGGCCGCCGGCGTCGTGCCCGCCGTGCTGAGATACTATCTGGATCACTGCGTCGGGGCAGAGCCCGACAAGGTCGCTGATTTCCTGCTCACGGCGGCGGCGATCGGCGGGCTGATCAAGCACAACGCCTCGATCTCCGGGGCCGAGGCCGGTTGTCAAGGTGAGGTTGGGTCTGCGGCCGCGATGGCTGCGGCTGGATTCTGCGCGGTGCTGGGCGGATCGCCCGAGCAAATTGAAAACGCCGCGGAGATTGCCCTCGAGCACCATCTCGGCATGACTTGCGATCCCGCGGCGGGCCTGGTCCAGGTCCCGTGCATCGAGCGTAACGGCATCGGCGCTATCAAGGCCGTCGCGGCGGCCTCGCTCGCGCTGCGGGGCGACGGATCGCACTTCATGCCGCTGGACAATTGCATCGAGGCAATGCGGCAGACGGGCGAAGCCATGAATGCAAAGTTCAAGGAAACCAGCCTGGGCGGATTGGCGGTCAACCTGCCGGAGTGTTGA
- a CDS encoding CapA family protein, whose product MPVTHSLYLLGDINLKGIADPSRIFDVVGPDLTAADMVFANLECCLFDDAERAVEKRGFYVPTRSAALLRDGGVQVVGAANNVNIGAEAIASSLAALASAGIAQVGAGLEPAAAYRTLVVERNGLRYGFLQRTAVYWPDGHEVGIGQPGVAVIKAHTAYRPRYEQQAARTRPGVPPEVVTWADPDSLAEVSRAVAELRTRADIVIASFHWGYRREVLQYQRQFARAAIDTGADIVLGHGPHMIMPLELHAGRPIIYGGGNFSFLYEHGNKPHADWVGMFVHAEIVERSMRRLTISFVRRDASDRTIVRSVRDEPRERDELIAASAANGAALTAEGDRLVLQL is encoded by the coding sequence ATGCCCGTGACACATTCCCTCTATCTGCTTGGCGACATCAATCTCAAAGGCATTGCCGATCCGTCCCGGATCTTCGACGTCGTCGGCCCCGATCTCACAGCGGCGGATATGGTTTTCGCCAACCTGGAGTGCTGCCTCTTCGACGATGCCGAACGCGCCGTCGAGAAGCGCGGCTTCTACGTTCCGACGCGATCAGCTGCACTGCTGAGGGACGGCGGCGTGCAGGTCGTCGGAGCAGCGAACAACGTCAACATCGGCGCGGAGGCTATCGCCTCCTCGCTGGCCGCGCTCGCCTCCGCCGGGATTGCGCAGGTCGGCGCCGGGCTCGAGCCGGCAGCAGCCTACCGGACACTCGTCGTCGAGCGGAACGGGCTGCGCTACGGTTTTCTGCAGCGCACGGCCGTGTATTGGCCGGATGGTCACGAGGTCGGTATCGGGCAACCCGGCGTGGCCGTGATCAAGGCGCACACCGCCTATCGTCCTCGATACGAACAGCAGGCTGCCCGCACGCGCCCGGGCGTGCCGCCGGAGGTCGTGACCTGGGCCGATCCCGATTCGTTGGCAGAGGTTTCGCGTGCAGTCGCGGAACTAAGGACGCGCGCCGATATTGTCATCGCCTCGTTCCACTGGGGATACCGGCGCGAGGTCCTGCAATATCAGCGCCAGTTCGCGCGCGCCGCGATCGATACCGGGGCCGACATTGTTCTTGGCCACGGGCCGCACATGATCATGCCGCTGGAGCTTCATGCAGGGCGGCCGATCATCTATGGCGGCGGCAATTTCTCGTTCCTGTACGAGCACGGTAACAAGCCTCATGCGGACTGGGTCGGCATGTTCGTGCATGCCGAGATCGTCGAACGGTCGATGCGGCGCCTGACGATCTCGTTCGTCCGCCGCGACGCGTCAGATCGGACGATCGTCCGTTCGGTTCGCGACGAACCCCGTGAGCGAGACGAGCTGATCGCTGCCTCTGCCGCCAACGGCGCTGCCTTGACGGCCGAAGGTGACAGGCTGGTTCTGCAGCTCTAG
- the otsB gene encoding trehalose-phosphatase, producing MKSELAELDQKRTMPDDEAPDAVPVPHALVPHLHETAILLDIDGTLLDLMPTPREVWVPPGLSETLNKLTERTSGALAMVSGRSLNDIDLIFAPDVFRAVAGHGAEMRLSVGNEADDVHAPPMDKELKRRLAAIAKLSPGILLEDKGYSLALHYRLAPHAEKAIYESVSLIRADLPNAPIEVLPGKFVCEIKHSGFTKATGVRELMKHEPFKGRRPIFIGDDVTDETVFAIMPDMNGLAFSVGRRAIGVNGHFDAPNDVRAFLARLLDDTRLE from the coding sequence ATGAAATCGGAGCTCGCGGAATTGGATCAGAAGCGCACCATGCCAGATGATGAAGCACCCGACGCGGTGCCGGTGCCGCATGCGCTCGTGCCGCATCTGCACGAGACGGCGATCCTGCTCGATATCGACGGCACGCTGCTCGACCTGATGCCGACGCCGCGCGAGGTGTGGGTGCCGCCGGGCCTGTCGGAAACGCTGAACAAGCTGACGGAGCGCACGTCGGGCGCGCTGGCGATGGTCAGCGGCCGCTCGCTCAACGACATCGACCTGATCTTCGCGCCCGACGTGTTTCGTGCCGTCGCCGGGCACGGCGCGGAGATGCGGCTGTCGGTGGGCAACGAGGCCGACGACGTGCATGCGCCGCCGATGGACAAGGAGCTGAAGCGGCGGCTCGCTGCGATCGCAAAGCTCAGCCCGGGCATTCTGCTCGAGGACAAGGGCTATTCGCTGGCGCTGCATTATCGCCTTGCGCCGCATGCGGAGAAGGCGATCTACGAATCCGTCTCGCTGATCCGCGCCGATCTGCCCAACGCGCCGATCGAGGTGCTGCCCGGCAAGTTCGTTTGCGAGATCAAGCATTCCGGTTTCACAAAGGCGACCGGCGTGCGCGAGTTGATGAAGCATGAGCCCTTCAAGGGGCGGCGTCCGATCTTCATCGGCGACGACGTCACCGATGAGACCGTGTTCGCGATCATGCCCGACATGAACGGCCTTGCCTTCTCGGTCGGCCGCCGCGCCATCGGCGTCAACGGCCATTTCGATGCGCCGAACGATGTGCGCGCGTTCCTTGCGCGTCTGCTAGACGATACAAGGTTGGAATAG
- the ggt gene encoding gamma-glutamyltransferase, translated as MKNAMIVAPQPEAAEAGAEVLERGGNAVDAAIACAFMQGVVDPLMCGIGGFGSMQVYMPRRGVHEIVEFYARAPLSATPDMWLKHLQGQTRDGFAFLLEGGINEFGHLAVCTPGSVKGYAHALSQFGTMDWQDVMAPAIRQARSGVLVRPHMHWFWTQDQSGGGEVNTGDKLCYSRTGREVFFRPDGSPKRPGDTLVNPDLAATLEHLARSGPDDFYHGALASRMASDFAAQGGLLTERDFAAYELSVANPIWGSYRGRRISTSPPPASGMSMLQVLHILDHFDVGALRHGSAEHIALLAEAMKRMTIDKDRFMGDPSYVDVPVARLISRGHAAEQAEAIRRGERAVVERLDRSQRETTHVSVIDREGNAVALTHTLGSPSGAISDGLGFIYNGTMSRFDPRPGRAASIAPGKRRASSAAPTIVFEGETPRVVIGAPGGSYVAPAVAQGIMNMIDFGMSTFEAVAAPRIVAVSNAIDISNRIRRNVSDELAAVGYDVKRSAQTFPFAALHAIGIVDGTCTGGADPQRDGMAISV; from the coding sequence ATGAAGAACGCGATGATCGTTGCGCCGCAGCCGGAAGCGGCCGAGGCTGGCGCAGAAGTGCTGGAGCGCGGCGGCAATGCCGTCGACGCGGCCATCGCCTGTGCCTTCATGCAGGGTGTCGTCGATCCGCTGATGTGCGGCATCGGCGGCTTCGGCTCGATGCAGGTCTACATGCCGCGCCGCGGCGTTCACGAGATCGTCGAGTTCTACGCCAGGGCTCCGCTCTCTGCCACGCCCGACATGTGGCTGAAACATCTGCAAGGGCAGACGCGGGACGGCTTTGCCTTTTTGCTCGAGGGCGGAATCAATGAGTTCGGCCACCTCGCCGTCTGCACGCCGGGGAGCGTGAAGGGCTACGCCCATGCGCTCTCGCAGTTCGGCACGATGGATTGGCAGGACGTGATGGCGCCCGCGATCCGGCAGGCTCGGAGCGGCGTGCTGGTGCGACCCCATATGCATTGGTTCTGGACCCAGGACCAGAGCGGCGGCGGCGAGGTGAATACCGGTGACAAGCTGTGCTACAGCCGGACTGGACGAGAGGTGTTCTTCCGGCCTGACGGCAGCCCGAAGCGGCCGGGCGACACATTGGTCAATCCCGACCTCGCCGCGACGCTCGAGCACCTCGCCAGAAGCGGTCCGGACGACTTTTACCATGGCGCGCTGGCCAGCCGCATGGCATCTGACTTCGCCGCACAGGGCGGCCTTCTCACCGAGCGCGACTTCGCGGCATACGAACTGTCCGTCGCCAACCCGATCTGGGGCTCGTACCGCGGCCGCCGGATCTCGACGAGCCCGCCGCCAGCGAGCGGCATGTCCATGTTGCAGGTGCTGCACATCCTCGACCATTTCGACGTCGGTGCGCTGCGCCACGGCAGTGCCGAGCACATCGCCCTGCTCGCCGAGGCCATGAAGCGCATGACGATCGACAAGGACCGCTTCATGGGTGACCCAAGCTATGTCGACGTGCCCGTCGCGCGACTGATCTCGAGGGGACATGCGGCCGAGCAGGCCGAGGCGATCAGGCGTGGCGAGCGTGCGGTGGTTGAAAGGCTCGACCGCTCGCAGCGCGAGACGACGCACGTCTCGGTGATCGACCGCGAAGGCAACGCCGTCGCGCTGACCCACACCCTTGGCAGTCCGTCCGGCGCCATCTCCGACGGCCTCGGCTTCATCTACAACGGCACGATGAGCCGATTCGATCCGCGCCCCGGACGGGCCGCTTCGATCGCGCCAGGAAAGCGCCGCGCCTCATCCGCTGCGCCAACCATCGTCTTCGAGGGCGAGACACCCCGCGTCGTGATCGGCGCGCCGGGGGGCAGCTACGTTGCGCCGGCCGTGGCGCAGGGCATCATGAACATGATCGACTTCGGCATGTCGACCTTCGAGGCTGTCGCTGCGCCGCGCATTGTGGCCGTCTCAAACGCGATCGACATCTCGAACCGCATTCGTCGCAATGTCAGTGACGAGCTCGCGGCCGTCGGCTATGACGTCAAGCGTTCGGCCCAGACGTTTCCCTTCGCCGCCCTGCACGCCATCGGGATCGTCGATGGTACCTGTACGGGAGGAGCCGATCCGCAGCGCGACGGAATGGCGATCTCCGTCTGA
- a CDS encoding MFS transporter: MELQRSPAPNDGPVVATAAAPDRIVETSIPARLDALPWSGFHTRVVLALGITWILDGLEVTLAGALSGALKQSPTLQFSNLDLGIANSAYLAGAVLGALGFGWLTDRIGRKKLFFITLALYLSATAATALSWNVASYALFRFLTGAGIGGEYTAINSTIQELVPARYRGWTDLVINGSFWIGAAMGAVAAIVLLDPATISPDLGWRLAYLIGATLGLVVLLMRMWIPESPRWLMIHGRPDQAHAIVDEIERSVIGHDQDTSDGRFTKIRLRMRDHTPIREVVHTLFSAYRQRALVGLVLMSAQAFFYNAIFFTFALVLTDFYGISAEHVGWYLLPFAAGNFLGPLLLGRLFDTLGRRVMIMFTYGVSGVLLALSGYLFSIGALSAQGQTIAWMVIFFFASPAASAAYLTVSETFPLEVRALAIAVFYAVGTGIGGVIGPALFGALIDTGSRTSVFAGYLLGAFLMIAAAIVAWRYAVAAERKSLEQIARPLAYME; encoded by the coding sequence ATGGAATTGCAGCGAAGCCCAGCGCCGAATGATGGACCTGTGGTCGCCACGGCGGCCGCGCCTGACCGCATCGTCGAGACCAGCATTCCCGCGCGCCTCGATGCGCTGCCGTGGAGCGGCTTTCACACCCGCGTCGTGCTGGCGCTCGGGATCACCTGGATCCTCGACGGGCTGGAGGTGACGCTGGCCGGCGCGCTCTCCGGCGCGCTGAAGCAGAGTCCGACGCTGCAATTTTCAAATCTCGATCTCGGCATCGCCAATTCCGCGTATCTTGCGGGTGCGGTGCTCGGCGCGCTCGGCTTCGGCTGGCTCACCGACCGCATCGGCCGCAAGAAACTGTTCTTCATCACGCTGGCGCTTTATCTCTCTGCGACCGCCGCGACCGCTTTGTCGTGGAATGTCGCGAGCTACGCGCTGTTTCGTTTTCTCACCGGCGCCGGCATCGGCGGCGAATACACCGCGATCAACTCGACCATCCAGGAGCTGGTGCCGGCGCGCTATCGCGGCTGGACCGATCTGGTCATCAACGGCAGTTTCTGGATCGGCGCGGCGATGGGCGCGGTCGCGGCCATCGTGCTGCTCGATCCTGCAACGATCAGCCCGGATCTCGGCTGGCGCCTCGCCTACCTCATCGGCGCGACCCTCGGCCTCGTCGTGCTGTTGATGCGGATGTGGATTCCGGAAAGTCCCCGCTGGCTGATGATCCATGGCCGGCCCGACCAGGCCCACGCCATCGTGGACGAGATCGAGCGCTCGGTGATCGGGCACGACCAGGATACGAGCGACGGCCGCTTCACGAAAATCCGCCTGAGGATGCGCGACCACACCCCGATCAGGGAGGTCGTGCACACGCTGTTCTCCGCCTATCGCCAGCGCGCGCTGGTCGGCCTCGTGCTGATGAGCGCGCAGGCGTTCTTCTACAACGCGATCTTCTTCACCTTCGCGCTGGTGCTGACCGACTTCTACGGCATCAGTGCCGAACACGTCGGCTGGTATCTGCTGCCGTTCGCGGCCGGCAACTTCCTCGGCCCGCTGCTGCTCGGCCGCCTTTTCGATACGCTCGGCCGCCGCGTCATGATCATGTTTACCTACGGCGTGTCGGGCGTGCTGCTGGCGCTGTCGGGCTATCTGTTCTCGATCGGCGCGCTGAGCGCGCAGGGGCAGACCATCGCCTGGATGGTGATCTTCTTCTTTGCCTCGCCCGCCGCGAGCGCGGCCTATCTCACCGTCAGCGAGACCTTCCCGCTCGAAGTGCGCGCGCTGGCGATTGCCGTGTTCTACGCAGTCGGCACCGGCATCGGCGGAGTGATCGGCCCGGCGCTGTTCGGCGCGCTGATCGATACAGGATCACGCACCAGCGTGTTCGCCGGCTATTTGCTGGGGGCCTTCCTGATGATCGCGGCTGCGATCGTGGCGTGGCGCTACGCCGTCGCCGCGGAACGAAAATCGCTCGAACAAATCGCGCGGCCGCTTGCCTATATGGAGTAG
- a CDS encoding trehalose-6-phosphate synthase encodes MNLVVVSNRVARGKPNEPMTGGLAAALLPVVEHSGAIWVGSSGRVRDGQQKEPFAEIEALGSGAIATLDLPSAHYGGYYEGFANSALWPALHSRSDLIRVSREDYVSYREVNAFMARALMRFRKAKTAFWVQDYHFLALGAELRDLGVDDPIGFFLHTPWPVAAVMQGVPNHRELITAMLAYDLLGFQTNEDCQNFLGYVAGELGLTVEDGVAISHHGRTRCEVFPIGIDAEKFAAYAAKSASHPDVSRLRRSLNGERLAIGVDRLDYSKGLVNRISAFDRLWTEQPQFARSISLLQIANPSRGAIEAYGNLQNEVARLVTDVNGRHGEVDWTPIRYLNKGFSQAVLAGLYRTAQIGVVTPLHDGMNLVAKEYVAAQNPADPGVLVLSKFAGAANELETALLVNPHDIDGMARAIAVAAAMPLTERKMRWDAMMKKLRGHTIQQWSADFVAELEKCRTEKAVVPLAAQPPQALRWLKSAISGVRLI; translated from the coding sequence GTGAACTTAGTCGTCGTTTCAAATCGAGTTGCGCGCGGTAAACCTAACGAGCCTATGACGGGCGGCCTTGCGGCAGCCTTGCTTCCCGTTGTGGAACATTCTGGTGCCATCTGGGTGGGTTCGTCAGGCCGCGTGCGCGACGGCCAGCAGAAGGAACCGTTCGCCGAGATCGAAGCGCTTGGCTCGGGCGCGATTGCGACGCTGGATCTGCCGTCGGCGCATTACGGCGGCTATTACGAAGGCTTTGCCAATTCGGCGCTGTGGCCGGCGCTGCATTCGCGCAGCGATCTGATCCGCGTCTCGCGAGAGGACTATGTCAGCTATCGCGAGGTCAACGCCTTCATGGCGCGCGCCTTGATGCGCTTCCGCAAGGCCAAGACCGCGTTCTGGGTGCAGGATTATCATTTCCTCGCGCTCGGCGCGGAGCTGCGCGATCTCGGCGTCGATGATCCGATCGGCTTCTTCCTGCACACGCCGTGGCCGGTCGCCGCGGTGATGCAGGGCGTGCCCAATCATCGCGAGCTGATCACCGCGATGCTGGCCTACGATCTGCTCGGCTTCCAGACCAATGAGGATTGCCAGAACTTCCTCGGCTATGTCGCGGGCGAACTCGGCCTCACTGTCGAAGACGGCGTCGCGATCTCGCACCATGGCCGGACGCGCTGCGAGGTGTTTCCGATCGGCATCGATGCAGAGAAGTTCGCAGCCTACGCCGCGAAGTCTGCGTCGCATCCCGACGTGTCGCGACTGCGCCGCAGTCTCAACGGCGAACGGCTCGCGATCGGCGTCGACCGGCTCGACTATTCCAAGGGCCTCGTCAACCGCATCAGCGCGTTCGACCGGCTCTGGACCGAGCAGCCGCAGTTTGCGCGCAGCATCTCGCTGCTCCAGATCGCCAACCCCTCGCGCGGTGCGATCGAGGCCTATGGCAATCTCCAGAACGAGGTCGCGCGCCTCGTCACCGACGTCAACGGCCGCCATGGCGAGGTCGACTGGACGCCGATCCGCTACCTGAACAAGGGCTTCAGCCAGGCCGTGCTCGCGGGCCTTTACCGGACCGCGCAGATCGGCGTGGTGACGCCGCTGCATGACGGCATGAACCTCGTCGCCAAGGAATATGTCGCCGCGCAAAACCCGGCCGATCCCGGCGTGCTGGTGCTGTCGAAATTCGCCGGCGCCGCCAACGAGCTCGAAACGGCATTGCTGGTCAATCCGCATGACATCGACGGCATGGCGCGCGCGATCGCGGTCGCGGCCGCGATGCCGCTCACCGAGCGCAAGATGCGCTGGGACGCGATGATGAAGAAGCTGCGCGGCCACACCATCCAGCAATGGTCCGCCGACTTCGTCGCCGAGCTGGAGAAATGCCGGACCGAAAAGGCGGTCGTGCCACTCGCAGCACAGCCGCCGCAGGCGCTGCGCTGGCTGAAGTCGGCGATCTCGGGCGTGCGGTTGATTTAG
- a CDS encoding ABC transporter substrate-binding protein encodes MRKTLLVVATVMTGFGFATGQANASALKVYLDADIRSTDPGVNRDGNTDGVVLHMVEGLVGYDARGVPKPLLAESIAVSPDGLTYTFKLRSGVRFHNGETLKADDVVWSWNRYLNPKTGWRCLTDFNGDIGLKVESVTAVDPQTVTIRINEPSPLFLANIARSDCGMTAITHRSSVKPDGSWDKPIGTGPFKLAEWRQREFVSLTRFDGYSNPGGEPNGYVGSKRPLVDEIRFVVISDPATAKAAFIRGDIDILPRLPYSEANELKPNPNITISAEPGLAATTFLLQTRDKLLSNVKLRQAIAAAIDYDELVGSVTYDLAAPNNSLVPVASLFHTDAHQNGFRHDPALAKKLLQEAGYKGQTLKITTNKRNQANFDAAIILQAMLEAVGIKAEVEVLEWGVQTDRWQSGKYQIMSFSYSSRMDPALNYEGAIGPKDSQPRKVWEDKVALDALAEVTSETRNTERQRLFDRLHAAMIDQAPLIPLFSTVTAGASRKSVKGFATNVFGAPLLWEVRKD; translated from the coding sequence ATGCGCAAGACCTTGCTGGTCGTCGCCACAGTCATGACGGGGTTCGGCTTTGCCACCGGACAAGCCAACGCCAGCGCGCTCAAGGTGTATCTGGACGCGGACATCCGCAGCACGGACCCGGGCGTCAATCGGGACGGCAACACCGACGGCGTTGTGCTGCACATGGTCGAGGGCCTGGTCGGCTACGATGCGCGGGGAGTGCCGAAGCCACTTCTGGCCGAGAGCATCGCGGTGTCGCCGGACGGGCTGACCTACACCTTCAAGCTCCGCTCCGGCGTAAGATTCCACAATGGCGAGACCCTCAAGGCAGACGACGTCGTGTGGAGCTGGAACCGCTATCTGAACCCCAAGACCGGCTGGCGCTGCCTGACCGACTTCAACGGCGATATCGGCCTGAAAGTCGAAAGCGTGACGGCGGTCGACCCGCAGACGGTCACGATCCGGATCAACGAGCCATCCCCCCTGTTCCTTGCCAACATCGCGCGCAGCGACTGCGGCATGACGGCAATCACGCATCGTTCGTCGGTGAAGCCGGACGGCAGCTGGGACAAGCCGATCGGCACCGGGCCATTCAAGCTGGCGGAGTGGCGCCAGCGGGAGTTCGTCAGCCTGACCCGCTTCGACGGGTATTCGAATCCCGGCGGCGAACCGAACGGCTATGTCGGCAGCAAGCGACCGCTGGTTGATGAAATCCGCTTCGTCGTCATCAGCGATCCCGCAACCGCGAAGGCGGCTTTCATCCGCGGCGACATCGATATCCTGCCGCGGCTTCCGTATTCGGAGGCGAACGAGCTCAAGCCGAACCCGAACATCACCATCTCCGCCGAGCCGGGCCTGGCTGCGACGACCTTCTTGTTGCAGACTCGCGACAAGCTGCTGTCGAACGTCAAATTGCGTCAGGCGATCGCGGCGGCGATCGACTACGACGAGCTCGTCGGCAGCGTGACCTACGATCTTGCCGCGCCCAACAATTCCCTTGTCCCGGTCGCCTCGCTCTTTCACACTGACGCGCACCAGAACGGCTTCCGCCATGATCCGGCGCTTGCGAAGAAGCTGCTGCAGGAAGCCGGCTACAAGGGGCAGACACTCAAGATCACGACCAACAAGCGCAACCAGGCGAATTTCGATGCGGCCATCATCCTGCAAGCGATGCTGGAAGCTGTCGGCATCAAGGCCGAAGTCGAAGTGCTCGAATGGGGCGTGCAGACGGATCGCTGGCAATCGGGCAAGTATCAGATCATGTCGTTCAGCTATTCGAGCCGGATGGACCCCGCGCTCAACTACGAGGGAGCGATCGGCCCGAAGGACTCGCAACCGCGCAAGGTCTGGGAAGACAAGGTGGCGCTCGATGCACTCGCAGAGGTCACCAGCGAAACCCGGAATACCGAACGTCAGAGATTATTCGACCGGCTGCACGCGGCCATGATCGACCAGGCTCCACTCATTCCGTTGTTCAGCACGGTAACCGCGGGCGCGAGCCGCAAGAGCGTCAAGGGCTTCGCCACCAACGTCTTTGGTGCACCGCTGCTTTGGGAGGTTCGGAAGGACTGA